The DNA segment GGCCTATGAGACCGAGGATCTGACCTTTATCAATGGATAGGCTGAGGTCGTTTACCGCAACCAGCCCTCCGAACTGTTTGGTCAATCCTTTGATTTCGAGAAGACTCATACCTTGTCCTCCTGGGCGTCGTCCGTGAATCTGGCCGTGACGCGATCAAAGAGTTTCAGCAACGGTTCAGTCAGTCCACGCGGTTGATACAGCATGACGACAATCAGAACGACGCCAAGGATGATCAGGTGCAGACCGGGGAGCGATGCAGAGAAGTATATGCGGCTGAATTCGCTGACCGGCCGCAGCAGCAGAGCACCGATGACCGGGCCTGCCAGAGAACCGCGGCCACCGATAAGGGCGATGAAGGCGAGTTCGAATGACAGATCGAGGGTCATGACGCTTTTGGGGTAGATAAACAGGGTCAACTGGGCGAGGAACGTTCCGGCCAAGGCCGTGAGAAAGGCGGACAACGCCGTGGCCGCCACTTTACAGGATGCGACATTCACCCCCAGAGCCTGGGCCGCTTCCGGTTCTTCTCCGCCTGCCTTGAGGTAGTATCCGAATTTGGAACGTGAGATGTAATAGGTCAATCCCAGCACCACTATCAGCATGATGAGGGCTATGTAATAATACGGTTCCTTGGATGAGAATTGGAATGCCCAGAATCCGGCTTCCTCTGTGGGCAGTGGGGGGATGTTCAATCCTCTGGGACCATTGAGCTTGAAGGGGCCGATTGTGTCGATATTCTCGACAATAACCCGCATACCCTCAAGGAAGGCCATGGTGGACAGGGCAAAGTATGCCCCGCGCATTTTCAGGGTTGGTTTGCCGATGAGGTAACCGACAATGGCGGCCAGAACCCCACCGATCAGCATGCCGAGCCAGGGGCTGATTCCGTATTGGAGCCAGAGGACTGTCGAAGTGTATGCTCCTATACCCACGAAGACTGCATGGCCGAGGGGCAGGACGCCTGCAAAGCCTCCTACCAGGTTCCAGGTCGTGGTCATGTAGGCATAGAGAAAGAGCATAATCAGGATATGCAGATATGTCGGGCTTTGGAGTACCTGTGGCAGCGCGAATGCTGCCAGCCCCAGCCCCATGAGGCAATTTCGTTTCAATTGGTGTTGTGTCATGCTTTGCTCGAATGTTTGCTTACCAGTCGTTCTTTTGGCCGAAGAGTCCTGAGGGCTTGACGAAAAGCACGAGCAGGAACAGTCCGTAGACGATGGCTTCTGTCCAGGTGGAAGTCATGTAGATGGGGCCGATGGACTCGACCAGTCCGACTATGACGCCGCCGATGAGTGCTCCCCAGATAGACCCTAGACCGCCGAGAACGACGATGACGAATGATTTGACGTCAAAAGGAATACCTACTGTGGGATACACGTTGTAAAAGGGGGTCATAACGGCCCCTGCAATCCCGGCAACGGCCGTGCCGATGCCGAATGCGACGTTGAAAATTTTCCACTGATTGATGCCCATCAAGCTGGCTGCATCGCGATCCAGGCTTGTGGCCCGGATAGCGCGCCCCATGCGGGTTTTCTGAAGAAACCAGGCGAGTCCGCCAGCCGTGGCGACTGCCGTGGCAGCACCATAGAGTTTTGGTACGGAGATGAATATTTCGCCAAAGCTGAGCATCTGTCCCTTGAGAGGGTTGGGTGCCAGCGCCCTGTAATCGGGGCCGAAAAGCAGCAGGGCGAGGTTGTCCAAAACATACCACATGCCTGTAGTGACCACGATGACGGTTATCGGTTCGCGAACATCACGTTCTGCAATGAAGATGGGGCGGATGAGCAGGTTCTGCATCAGGTACCCGAACATGAACATGATTGGAACAATGATGACCATTGCCAGATAGGGATGCAGTCCGGTCAGAGAAACGACCCAGTACGAGACGAACATGCCGACCATGATGAAGGAGCCGTGCGCAAAGTTGATGACTTTGAGGACGCCGAAGATGAGGGTCAGACCCAAAGCGACCAAGCCGTATATAAGACCCATGAGTACACCATTGATGCAATCCTGGGCGAAGAAAACCAAGTCCATGAAAGACTCCCGCTGGTTGACGGATCAGGGCTTCGTCCGAAGCCCTGATCCGTATGGATTGACTTTATTTTGTGGGCATGGGGAAGACAGGGGAGTAACCGGCACGGCGTGCAGCCTTGGGCCACACGGTGATCCGCTCAAGCCCTTTTCCGATGTCATTGATCTGGACAACGGCCAGCGCGGCGTTTTCATTCTGACCGGTTTCATCGAATTTCACGGAATCATAGGTCACGATCATACCACGGCCTGTTTTGTAGTCGGTTTCCGCCAGAGCTTTGCGAATTGCATCAGGCTCCAGGGATCCGGCCCGTTCCAGGGCATCGGCCAGCATGTACATGGAGATATAGGCATCCACGGCTTCACCTGTCAGGTTGTTGCCGTAGCGTTCCTTGTATTTGGCATTAACTTCCTTTGCCCCAGCTTTGTTGACGTCGGCTTCCCATTCGACAATATCGAAGATGTATTTGGCATTGTCGCCGCAGCCAGACATGAAGGTCGGGTCGGCATGCCCTCCTCCGGAACCGATGATCACCTTGGGGCTGACTTTGTAGTCCGCCAGGGTGTTGGTCAGGAGGATGGCGTCTGCAGCGTTGGAGACCAGCATCAGAACATCGGGATGGGCGCGACGGATCTTGTTGACGACCGGAGTCAGGTCTGTGGCGGAAGAAGGATACGGTTCATCCAGGACCACTTTGTAGCCGGAGGCTTCGGCAAGCTTTCTCCACTGGGAAGCAAAACCGGTCCCCCAGTCGCCGTTTTCGTAAACAAAGGCCACGGTGGACAGCTTCTCGCCAAATTCCTTTTCCATGTCCTTGAGGAAAGCGAACTGATCGCGGGTCCACCAGGAATCCTTGGCAGCAATCCTGAAGACGTTCTTGAATCCTCGCTCCGTGATGGTATCGCGGACGGATACGGGCACGATGTAGGGGATGCCATATCGTTCGGCAACAGCTGTGGACGGGTAGGTGACGCCGGAGTTCCATGCGCCAGTGAGGACATGGACATTTTCCGTGTTGATGAAGCGCTCGGCCTCTGTCACGCCGACATTGGGGTCGGACTTGGAATCAGCATAAAGCAATTCGATTTTGGCTCCGCCCAGGGATTTGATACCCCCGGCAGCGTTGATTTCCTCAACAGCCATTTCCCGAGCTTGTTTTCCCTGCTGGCCGACCGACGCGGAGGGACCGGACAAGGGAAGGATGTTTCCAACTTTGACAGTGGTTTGGGCAAAAGCCAGTGACGGCAGGACCAGGCTCATTGCAAGCCCCAGTACCAGCAAGTAAATCCGTTTCATTCTCTCTCTCCTGATAGCTAAACGTTTACTTATTTAGAAATTGCTACGAATCCCTCTTCCATGATGGAGAGGGCTTTTTCCACTTGTTCCTCGGTGATGACCAAGGGCATCAGGGTGCGGATGACGTTCCCGTAGTTGCCGCATGAAAGGAGAATCAAGCCTCTCTCCAGGCAGTATGCGACCAGTTCACGGGTCTTGTCCGCAGCGGGTTCTTTGGTTTCTCTTGAGTGGACCAGCTCCAGTGCGAGCATGGGACCCTTGCCACGCACATCGCCGATGATGGGGAACTTGTCCATCAGTCCTTCGAATTTGGTGCGGAGGGTTTCTCCCAGTTTTTCAGCAACGGCCAGGAGGTTGTCTTCCTCAATGGTTTCAATGGCAGCCAGCGAGGCTGCTGCGCACACAGGGTTGCCACCGTACGTGCCTCCCAGCCCCCCAACCTGCGGAGCATCCATCAGCTCAGCTTTGCCGACCACGGCGGATATTGGCATGCCACCGCCCATTGATTTGGCCACGGTGGTCAGGTCAGGAACAACACCCCAATGTTCCATGGCGAGCATCCGTCCGGTGCGACCAAAGCCACTTTGGATTTCATCAGCGATGAATACGATGTCGTTTTCTTCGCAGATAGCTTTGAGTTTGGCGTAGTATTCCTTGGGAGGAGTAATGAATCCGCCTT comes from the Pseudodesulfovibrio piezophilus C1TLV30 genome and includes:
- a CDS encoding branched-chain amino acid ABC transporter permease gives rise to the protein MTQHQLKRNCLMGLGLAAFALPQVLQSPTYLHILIMLFLYAYMTTTWNLVGGFAGVLPLGHAVFVGIGAYTSTVLWLQYGISPWLGMLIGGVLAAIVGYLIGKPTLKMRGAYFALSTMAFLEGMRVIVENIDTIGPFKLNGPRGLNIPPLPTEEAGFWAFQFSSKEPYYYIALIMLIVVLGLTYYISRSKFGYYLKAGGEEPEAAQALGVNVASCKVAATALSAFLTALAGTFLAQLTLFIYPKSVMTLDLSFELAFIALIGGRGSLAGPVIGALLLRPVSEFSRIYFSASLPGLHLIILGVVLIVVMLYQPRGLTEPLLKLFDRVTARFTDDAQEDKV
- a CDS encoding branched-chain amino acid ABC transporter permease produces the protein MDLVFFAQDCINGVLMGLIYGLVALGLTLIFGVLKVINFAHGSFIMVGMFVSYWVVSLTGLHPYLAMVIIVPIMFMFGYLMQNLLIRPIFIAERDVREPITVIVVTTGMWYVLDNLALLLFGPDYRALAPNPLKGQMLSFGEIFISVPKLYGAATAVATAGGLAWFLQKTRMGRAIRATSLDRDAASLMGINQWKIFNVAFGIGTAVAGIAGAVMTPFYNVYPTVGIPFDVKSFVIVVLGGLGSIWGALIGGVIVGLVESIGPIYMTSTWTEAIVYGLFLLVLFVKPSGLFGQKNDW
- a CDS encoding ABC transporter substrate-binding protein; the protein is MKRIYLLVLGLAMSLVLPSLAFAQTTVKVGNILPLSGPSASVGQQGKQAREMAVEEINAAGGIKSLGGAKIELLYADSKSDPNVGVTEAERFINTENVHVLTGAWNSGVTYPSTAVAERYGIPYIVPVSVRDTITERGFKNVFRIAAKDSWWTRDQFAFLKDMEKEFGEKLSTVAFVYENGDWGTGFASQWRKLAEASGYKVVLDEPYPSSATDLTPVVNKIRRAHPDVLMLVSNAADAILLTNTLADYKVSPKVIIGSGGGHADPTFMSGCGDNAKYIFDIVEWEADVNKAGAKEVNAKYKERYGNNLTGEAVDAYISMYMLADALERAGSLEPDAIRKALAETDYKTGRGMIVTYDSVKFDETGQNENAALAVVQINDIGKGLERITVWPKAARRAGYSPVFPMPTK